The Nitrospira sp. genome window below encodes:
- a CDS encoding restriction endonuclease subunit S, giving the protein MSSKKKTTDTKEDAKPALVPKLRFPEFRGVEGWQQKSLGGLCRIRTGKKDANEGAVDGAYPFFTCAEKHIYSHNYSFDAEAILIAGNANVGQTSYYNGKFEAYQRTYVLTDFKGIFVPYLYSVLSANLRPDLLAQVQISAMSYIRLPMLEEYQINAPSSQAEQHKIAECLSSVDEVIAAQARKVDALKTHRKGLMQQLFPREGETQPRLRLPEFKNAGEWERTTIGELNPFVTSGSRGWAAFYADKGELFVRITNLWRDSIYLDLTDSKFVQLPPGANEGVRTQLKEHDVLISITADIGIVGYVDKSVPSPAYINQHIALVRFVEGQLCGKFVAYFLASEESQRLFRASTDNGAKAGMNLIGIQKIGLMLPSVPEQHRIANCLSSLDTLITAETQKFEALKRHKRGLMQQLFPSPEEVAG; this is encoded by the coding sequence ATGAGCAGTAAGAAGAAAACCACGGACACGAAGGAAGATGCCAAGCCCGCGCTGGTGCCGAAGCTGCGGTTTCCGGAGTTTCGGGGGGTGGAGGGGTGGCAGCAGAAGTCTCTCGGCGGTTTGTGCCGCATTCGGACAGGGAAGAAAGATGCCAACGAAGGCGCGGTAGATGGTGCTTACCCGTTTTTTACCTGCGCGGAAAAACACATCTATAGCCACAACTATTCGTTTGATGCGGAGGCGATCCTAATCGCCGGAAACGCCAACGTGGGACAAACGAGCTACTACAACGGCAAGTTTGAGGCTTATCAGCGGACCTACGTCTTGACCGACTTCAAAGGAATCTTTGTCCCATATCTCTATTCAGTACTAAGTGCGAATTTGCGGCCTGATTTGCTGGCGCAGGTGCAAATAAGCGCCATGAGCTACATACGGCTGCCAATGCTGGAGGAATACCAGATCAACGCACCGTCCTCCCAAGCCGAGCAACACAAAATCGCCGAGTGCCTGAGTTCGGTGGACGAGGTGATTGCGGCGCAAGCGCGGAAAGTGGACGCGCTCAAGACCCATAGAAAAGGGCTGATGCAGCAGCTTTTCCCCCGCGAAGGCGAAACCCAACCCCGCCTCCGCCTCCCCGAATTCAAAAACGCTGGGGAGTGGGAGAGAACAACGATTGGTGAATTGAACCCATTTGTTACTAGCGGCTCGCGGGGGTGGGCGGCGTTCTACGCCGACAAGGGCGAGTTGTTCGTCCGCATTACAAACCTCTGGCGAGACTCCATTTACTTGGATCTGACCGACTCGAAATTCGTCCAACTGCCACCGGGCGCGAATGAAGGAGTTCGCACACAGCTAAAGGAACATGACGTGCTTATTTCCATCACGGCTGATATCGGCATTGTTGGTTACGTGGACAAAAGTGTCCCGTCGCCCGCCTACATCAACCAGCATATCGCACTGGTGCGCTTCGTAGAGGGCCAATTGTGTGGCAAGTTCGTTGCCTACTTCCTCGCCTCGGAAGAATCCCAACGGCTTTTCCGCGCATCAACTGATAATGGCGCAAAGGCAGGAATGAACCTGATCGGAATCCAAAAGATCGGACTCATGTTGCCTTCTGTCCCCGAACAACACCGCATCGCCAACTGCCTGAGCAGCCTCGATACCCTGATCACCGCCGAAACGCAAAAGTTCGAAGCCCTCAAGCGCCACAAGCGCGGGCTGATGCAGCAGCTTTTCCCATCCCCGGAGGAGGTGGCGGGATGA
- a CDS encoding type I restriction endonuclease subunit R, whose protein sequence is MHSSSDSKYPPADASSSVLREDTIEYGFIGTLQGLKYDYRSDITDRASLEKNFREKFEALNRVRLTDAEFARLLDEIVTVDVFTAAKTLREINAFTRDDGTPLNYSLVNLKDWCKNTFEVVNQLRINTDNSHHRYDVILLINGVPCVQIELKTLGISPRRAMEQIVDYKNDPGNGYTRTLLCFLQLFIVSNRDRTYYFANNNARHFAFNADERFLPVYEFADEANKKITHLDDFAVGFLMKCALGKTISRYMVLIQSEQKLMIMRPYQVYAVQQIVKCIEDDAGNGYIWHTTGSGKTLTSFKASTLLKLNDHIHKCLFVVDRKDLDRQTREEFNRFQEGCVEENTNTAALVRRLRSEDYADKVIVTTIQKLGLALDEDSTRNKQRKKNDQPTYNELLEPLRDKRIVFIFDECHRSQFGENHKAIKAFFPKAQLFGFTGTPIFEANASLQKIEDTQASMRTTEDLFQKQLHAYTITHAIEDGNVLRFHVDYFKPKEEAGKKPPKPGEAIAKRAVIEAILAKHDAATAGRRFNALLATASINDAIEYHGLFKTVQDEKRTADSDFKPLNIACVFSPPAEGDKDVQQIQEDLPTEKADNEVEPEKKKEALKSILADYNARYGTNHTLGEFDLYYQDVQKRIKDQQWPNADYPPAQKIDITIVVDMLLTGFDSKYLNTLYVDKNLKHHGLIQAFSRTNRVLNATKPYGNILDFRQQQAEVDAAIALFSGEKTGEQAREIWLVDKAPVVIRKLEAAVQQLDSFMKSQGLATSPEAVPNLKGDAARACFIERFKEVQRLKTQLDQYTDLTEENKTAIEQVLSNEQHRGFKGAYLETAQRLKAQQGKGKGTDQPGTGDAEQLDFEFVLFASAVIDYDYIMGLIAKFSAKGPSKSKMTREQLIGLISADAKFMDEREDIAAYIATLKAGEGLSETVIRKGYTRFKAEKNAKELAAIAAKHGLATDILQSFVDGIFERMIFDAEQLGDLFAPLDLGWKARTHAELAIMADLHPLLTKRAHGRDISGLSAYEQ, encoded by the coding sequence ATGCATAGTTCCTCTGACAGCAAGTACCCGCCCGCCGACGCCTCTTCCTCCGTCCTCCGCGAGGACACGATCGAATACGGCTTCATCGGCACGCTGCAGGGCCTGAAATATGACTACCGCTCGGACATCACCGACCGAGCCTCGTTGGAAAAGAATTTCCGCGAAAAGTTCGAGGCCTTGAACCGCGTCCGCCTGACAGACGCCGAGTTCGCCCGACTCCTCGACGAGATCGTCACCGTCGATGTCTTCACCGCCGCCAAGACCCTGCGGGAGATCAACGCGTTCACCCGCGATGACGGCACGCCGTTGAACTACTCCCTCGTCAACCTCAAGGACTGGTGCAAGAACACCTTCGAGGTCGTCAACCAGCTCCGCATCAACACGGACAACAGCCACCACCGCTACGATGTCATCCTGCTCATCAACGGCGTGCCCTGCGTGCAGATCGAGCTGAAGACGCTCGGCATCAGCCCGCGCCGGGCCATGGAGCAGATCGTCGACTACAAGAACGACCCCGGCAACGGCTACACCCGGACGCTGCTCTGCTTCCTCCAGCTCTTCATCGTCAGCAACCGCGACCGCACCTACTACTTCGCCAACAACAACGCCCGCCACTTCGCTTTCAACGCCGACGAGCGCTTTCTGCCTGTCTATGAGTTCGCCGACGAGGCAAACAAGAAGATCACGCATCTCGACGACTTCGCGGTCGGCTTCCTCATGAAGTGCGCCCTCGGCAAGACCATCAGCCGCTACATGGTGCTGATCCAGAGCGAGCAGAAGCTCATGATCATGCGGCCCTACCAGGTCTATGCCGTGCAGCAGATCGTGAAGTGCATCGAGGACGACGCGGGGAACGGCTACATCTGGCACACCACCGGCAGCGGCAAGACGCTCACCTCCTTCAAGGCCTCCACGCTGCTCAAGCTCAACGACCACATCCACAAGTGCCTCTTCGTCGTGGACCGCAAGGACCTCGACCGCCAGACCCGCGAGGAGTTCAACCGCTTTCAAGAAGGCTGCGTCGAGGAAAACACCAACACCGCCGCCCTCGTCCGCCGTCTGCGCTCCGAGGACTATGCGGACAAGGTCATCGTCACCACAATCCAGAAGCTCGGCCTCGCGCTGGATGAAGACAGCACGCGCAACAAGCAGCGGAAAAAGAACGATCAACCCACTTACAACGAGCTATTGGAGCCGCTGCGGGACAAACGCATCGTCTTCATCTTCGACGAATGCCACCGTTCTCAGTTCGGCGAGAATCACAAGGCCATCAAAGCGTTCTTCCCCAAGGCCCAGCTCTTCGGCTTCACCGGCACGCCCATCTTCGAGGCCAACGCCAGCTTGCAGAAGATCGAGGACACGCAAGCGTCGATGAGGACCACGGAGGACCTCTTCCAGAAGCAACTTCACGCCTATACCATCACCCACGCCATCGAGGACGGGAACGTCCTGCGCTTCCATGTGGACTACTTCAAGCCCAAGGAAGAGGCGGGCAAGAAGCCGCCGAAGCCCGGCGAAGCCATCGCCAAACGCGCCGTCATCGAGGCCATCCTCGCCAAGCACGACGCCGCCACCGCGGGACGCCGCTTCAATGCCCTCCTCGCCACCGCGTCTATCAACGACGCCATCGAATACCACGGCCTGTTCAAGACCGTACAGGACGAGAAACGGACCGCCGACTCTGACTTTAAGCCGCTGAACATCGCCTGCGTCTTCTCTCCCCCCGCCGAAGGGGACAAGGATGTGCAGCAGATTCAAGAAGACCTGCCAACGGAAAAGGCGGACAACGAAGTCGAGCCGGAAAAGAAGAAGGAGGCGCTGAAAAGCATCCTCGCCGACTACAACGCCCGCTACGGCACCAACCACACGCTCGGCGAGTTCGACCTCTACTACCAGGACGTGCAGAAGCGCATCAAGGACCAGCAGTGGCCCAATGCCGACTACCCCCCCGCGCAGAAGATCGACATCACCATCGTGGTGGACATGCTGCTCACCGGCTTCGATTCCAAATACCTGAACACGCTCTACGTGGACAAAAATCTCAAGCACCACGGCCTCATCCAGGCCTTCTCCCGCACGAACCGCGTGCTCAACGCTACCAAGCCCTACGGCAACATCCTCGACTTCCGCCAGCAGCAGGCCGAGGTGGATGCCGCCATCGCCCTCTTCTCCGGCGAGAAGACCGGCGAGCAGGCGCGGGAAATCTGGCTGGTGGACAAGGCCCCCGTGGTCATCCGGAAGCTGGAGGCCGCCGTGCAGCAGCTCGACAGCTTCATGAAGTCGCAGGGCCTGGCCACCTCCCCCGAGGCCGTGCCGAACCTCAAGGGCGATGCCGCCCGCGCCTGCTTCATCGAGCGCTTCAAGGAAGTCCAGCGCCTCAAGACCCAGCTCGACCAATACACCGACCTCACCGAGGAGAACAAAACCGCCATCGAGCAGGTGCTGTCGAACGAACAGCACCGCGGCTTCAAGGGTGCCTATCTGGAAACCGCCCAGCGCCTGAAAGCGCAGCAGGGCAAGGGCAAAGGCACTGACCAGCCCGGCACCGGCGACGCCGAACAGCTCGATTTCGAGTTTGTCCTCTTCGCCTCCGCCGTCATTGATTACGACTACATCATGGGCCTCATCGCCAAGTTCTCCGCCAAGGGGCCGAGCAAATCGAAGATGACCCGCGAGCAGCTCATCGGCCTCATCAGCGCGGACGCCAAGTTCATGGACGAGCGCGAGGACATCGCCGCCTATATCGCCACGCTCAAGGCGGGCGAGGGCCTCTCTGAGACCGTCATCCGCAAGGGCTACACCCGCTTCAAGGCGGAGAAGAACGCCAAGGAACTCGCCGCCATCGCCGCGAAACACGGCCTCGCCACCGACATCCTGCAAAGCTTCGTGGACGGCATTTTTGAGCGCATGATCTTCGATGCCGAACAGCTCGGCGACCTCTTCGCCCCGCTCGACCTCGGGTGGAAAGCCCGCACCCATGCCGAACTCGCCATCATGGCGGATTTGCACCCACTTCTCACGAAACGTGCCCACGGCCGCGACATCTCAGGACTCAGCGCGTATGAGCAGTAA
- a CDS encoding MFS transporter, which yields MDATIYAIVLHPALHDLLHTASGPPTTEHIGWYGGIIFSIFLIGWAIGGISFGIMADRFGRTKVLIATIIIYAVFTGAAALTETWWHLAIARFLTALGIGGEWAAGAAIVAETWPEEKRAKAAGILQSAWAVGFFLAATINLTLKEAYGWRGLFLIGVLPAFVALLVRWWVKEPERWTHEHEKQPIPVTAIFHGDLRRATLVGSALAFVAVFGLWGSTNWAPTLIRELPDLKGQDSATLTKSVSYAIMALNAGAIFGYLGFGPLADRFGRRPVFAFMCLGSFIMLPVTYLTPTSYVGVLMLLPILGFFNNGIFSGFPIYLPELYPTRLRATGAGFCFNAGRVLASASPFLTGWLVTTLGTFGRAASTVALIYLIGLVVLLFAPETKGRRLPD from the coding sequence ATGGATGCCACGATCTACGCCATCGTCTTACATCCCGCCTTGCACGATCTGCTGCACACAGCAAGTGGCCCACCGACCACCGAACACATCGGTTGGTATGGGGGCATCATCTTTTCTATTTTTCTTATCGGCTGGGCGATCGGCGGGATTTCGTTCGGGATCATGGCCGATCGATTCGGCCGGACAAAAGTTCTGATCGCCACGATCATCATCTATGCTGTGTTCACCGGAGCCGCAGCCTTGACGGAGACCTGGTGGCACCTGGCAATCGCCAGATTTCTCACCGCGCTCGGCATCGGTGGTGAGTGGGCGGCCGGTGCCGCGATCGTGGCCGAAACCTGGCCGGAAGAGAAGCGGGCTAAAGCGGCAGGCATCCTTCAATCGGCTTGGGCGGTCGGATTTTTTCTAGCAGCCACCATCAATCTCACCTTGAAGGAAGCCTATGGATGGCGAGGCTTGTTTCTGATTGGAGTCCTTCCCGCATTCGTAGCGCTGCTGGTCCGCTGGTGGGTCAAGGAACCAGAACGCTGGACGCATGAACATGAGAAACAGCCCATCCCCGTGACGGCCATCTTTCATGGTGATTTGCGGCGTGCGACGTTGGTTGGTTCTGCCTTGGCGTTTGTGGCGGTCTTCGGACTATGGGGCTCAACGAACTGGGCGCCCACCCTGATTCGTGAGCTTCCTGATTTGAAAGGACAGGATTCGGCAACGCTGACCAAGTCCGTCAGCTACGCCATCATGGCGTTGAACGCCGGGGCAATCTTCGGTTATCTCGGATTCGGTCCATTGGCTGATCGATTTGGTCGGCGTCCGGTGTTTGCCTTCATGTGTCTGGGCAGCTTCATCATGTTGCCGGTCACCTACCTGACCCCGACCAGTTATGTCGGTGTCCTGATGCTCCTGCCGATCTTGGGATTCTTTAATAATGGGATCTTCAGTGGGTTCCCGATCTATCTGCCCGAGCTCTACCCGACACGGTTGCGAGCCACTGGAGCAGGCTTCTGCTTTAACGCCGGGCGGGTCCTGGCATCGGCCTCACCGTTCCTGACCGGGTGGTTGGTGACGACGCTTGGTACCTTTGGTCGTGCCGCTAGTACCGTTGCACTTATCTATTTGATTGGACTCGTAGTTTTGTTATTTGCTCCTGAAACCAAAGGGCGCCGCCTCCCGGACTAG
- a CDS encoding J domain-containing protein — MARMNYYQILGVSRDASDEDIKKAYRKLVFAHHPDRNPEKTDSEARIREINVAYEIVGDPEKRKSYDRLSWGDEPRATSVDPDLILNEIEQKLFDEGRKEVFSILMQHVARVKDELMIIRERTIQVQGYDSFFEPVVHARATEIMGDLVTDDMERRKHRLVEVATDMLLSQGVAKRGDERGIRSLRSRLEESFQKGRLQGVGSALELFYERR; from the coding sequence ATGGCGCGAATGAATTACTATCAGATACTCGGCGTCTCACGCGACGCCTCGGACGAAGACATCAAGAAGGCCTATCGCAAACTGGTCTTTGCGCACCATCCAGATCGTAACCCTGAGAAGACGGACTCGGAAGCGCGCATCAGAGAAATCAACGTCGCCTATGAGATCGTCGGAGACCCGGAGAAGCGCAAGAGCTACGACCGACTATCCTGGGGAGATGAGCCACGGGCAACCTCGGTTGATCCAGACCTCATCCTGAACGAGATCGAACAGAAGTTGTTCGATGAGGGACGAAAGGAAGTCTTCTCGATCTTGATGCAACACGTCGCGCGTGTGAAGGATGAACTCATGATCATTCGTGAACGAACCATTCAGGTCCAGGGATACGATTCATTCTTTGAACCGGTCGTTCACGCACGAGCCACGGAAATCATGGGCGACTTGGTGACTGACGACATGGAGAGACGAAAACACCGCCTCGTCGAGGTGGCCACAGACATGCTGCTATCACAGGGAGTTGCGAAGCGTGGCGACGAACGTGGAATTCGATCACTCAGATCTCGACTTGAAGAGAGTTTTCAGAAAGGGCGTCTCCAGGGTGTGGGGTCGGCCCTCGAGCTGTTTTATGAACGGCGCTAG
- a CDS encoding amidohydrolase family protein: MTIAIHHARLIDGTGAVHEHATIVVRGSKITAVGPSKTLVIPKETVRINGRGLTILPGLIDCHVHLCLGGEADVVAALESEHPSLTLLKSASHAKATLDAGFTTVRDVGARDHSIFALKQAVDAGLVPGPRIIGAGLAICMIGGHARFIGREVEGTEHVRQAVKDQIAAGAGVIKVIASGGVLTPGTSPDAAQMTMEELSAAVDAARHAEKKVAAHAHGVAGMRNAILAGVRSIEHATLLDEEAGALMKRYGVYMVPTLSALATTAACRPSCGIPESALEKAKAMTKRHKNSFKYAHRSGISIAMGTDAGTPFNYHGDNAQELERMVAFGMTPMEAIVASTATAARLIGVQDMVGTLTRGKEADLLVLRGNPLQGIDVLRDRAKIVGVMRGGRFVSGPLSHA, encoded by the coding sequence GTGACGATTGCGATTCATCATGCACGCCTAATCGACGGGACCGGAGCCGTTCATGAACACGCCACGATCGTAGTAAGAGGTTCGAAAATCACCGCCGTCGGCCCCAGTAAGACCCTGGTGATTCCTAAGGAGACCGTACGCATCAATGGGCGTGGCCTCACGATTCTCCCTGGTCTGATCGACTGTCATGTTCACCTCTGTTTGGGAGGTGAGGCGGATGTCGTGGCAGCCTTAGAATCGGAACATCCGTCGCTGACCCTGCTCAAATCAGCCAGCCATGCAAAGGCTACGCTGGATGCCGGCTTCACCACGGTACGGGACGTTGGGGCTCGTGACCATTCGATTTTTGCCCTCAAACAGGCCGTTGATGCGGGGCTTGTGCCGGGTCCGCGCATCATCGGCGCGGGTCTCGCCATCTGCATGATCGGTGGGCACGCGCGGTTCATCGGTCGAGAAGTGGAAGGGACGGAGCACGTCCGACAGGCCGTCAAGGACCAGATTGCTGCCGGCGCCGGAGTCATCAAAGTCATTGCCTCAGGAGGAGTGCTCACACCCGGTACATCTCCGGATGCGGCCCAAATGACGATGGAGGAATTGTCCGCAGCCGTCGACGCCGCGCGGCATGCGGAGAAAAAAGTGGCAGCCCATGCGCACGGCGTTGCAGGCATGCGGAATGCGATTCTTGCCGGTGTGCGTTCGATCGAGCACGCCACACTGTTGGATGAGGAGGCCGGTGCACTCATGAAACGGTACGGTGTCTATATGGTCCCGACCCTCTCAGCCTTGGCCACGACCGCGGCCTGTCGACCGAGCTGCGGCATTCCGGAAAGTGCGCTGGAGAAAGCCAAGGCCATGACTAAGCGCCACAAGAATAGCTTCAAATATGCGCATCGGAGCGGCATCTCCATTGCGATGGGGACCGATGCCGGCACACCATTCAACTATCATGGGGACAACGCACAGGAGTTGGAACGCATGGTGGCGTTCGGTATGACGCCCATGGAAGCGATTGTCGCATCGACGGCCACGGCAGCTCGATTGATCGGAGTCCAGGACATGGTTGGAACCCTGACGAGAGGGAAGGAGGCTGATCTTCTTGTCCTGCGAGGGAACCCACTGCAGGGAATCGACGTGCTGAGAGACCGCGCCAAGATTGTAGGAGTGATGCGTGGCGGGCGATTCGTATCCGGCCCGCTTTCTCACGCCTAG
- a CDS encoding alanine--glyoxylate aminotransferase family protein: MDEFCAPRRLLLGPGPSNVHPRVLQAMATSLVGHLDQTFLAVMNDVQTRLRRLFSTANRLTIAVSGTGSAGMEAAVVNIVEPGDAVLVGVNGVFGTRLATIVERCGGKAIRIEVPWGQIIEPDLIEERLRRSGPVKAVALVHAETSTGARQPIEPISAICRAHDALLIVDAVTSLGGLPVDVDGWGIDVCYSATQKCLSCPPGLAPLTVNDRALSVVRSRRTPCQSWYFDLSLIADYWTEHNRAYHHTAPISMLYALRESLRIIAEEGLPPRFARHQLNSRALTAGLLALGFDPVPPVEYRLPTLLCVTVPASIDEGAVRSQLLERFGIEIGGGLGHLKGKVWRIGLMGESSTEANVLTLLNALEEIGIQNGWIAIPGIALQAAASTYSRGR, translated from the coding sequence ATGGACGAATTTTGTGCACCACGACGGTTGCTGTTGGGACCTGGTCCCAGCAACGTGCATCCTCGGGTCTTGCAGGCCATGGCGACCTCGCTCGTCGGACACCTGGACCAGACCTTTCTCGCTGTGATGAACGACGTGCAAACACGCCTCCGTCGACTCTTCTCGACCGCGAACAGATTAACGATCGCCGTGTCCGGTACAGGATCCGCCGGTATGGAGGCGGCTGTCGTCAATATCGTCGAACCGGGCGATGCGGTGCTTGTGGGGGTCAACGGTGTGTTCGGCACTCGACTCGCGACGATCGTTGAACGATGCGGAGGAAAGGCGATACGGATTGAGGTGCCTTGGGGACAGATTATTGAGCCGGATCTGATCGAAGAGAGGCTCAGAAGATCGGGTCCGGTCAAGGCCGTCGCACTCGTCCATGCGGAAACCTCCACCGGTGCCCGGCAGCCCATCGAACCCATCAGTGCGATCTGTCGCGCGCATGACGCGTTGCTGATCGTCGATGCCGTGACATCGCTGGGAGGTCTGCCGGTTGACGTCGATGGATGGGGGATCGATGTCTGTTATAGCGCCACACAAAAATGTCTGAGCTGCCCTCCTGGTCTGGCCCCACTCACGGTGAATGACCGTGCGCTTTCGGTAGTCCGCAGTCGTCGGACTCCCTGCCAAAGTTGGTATTTTGACTTGTCCCTGATTGCAGACTATTGGACGGAGCACAACCGGGCCTATCATCACACGGCGCCGATCTCAATGTTGTATGCTCTTCGCGAATCCTTGCGGATCATCGCAGAAGAAGGACTCCCTCCCCGCTTTGCGCGGCATCAGCTCAACAGCCGAGCCTTGACGGCAGGACTGCTGGCGCTTGGGTTCGACCCGGTACCTCCGGTTGAGTATCGGCTTCCAACATTGCTGTGCGTGACGGTTCCTGCATCAATCGACGAGGGGGCCGTCCGGTCTCAACTCCTTGAACGGTTCGGCATTGAGATCGGAGGAGGCTTAGGCCATCTCAAGGGAAAAGTCTGGAGGATCGGACTGATGGGGGAATCGTCTACGGAAGCCAACGTGCTGACGCTGTTGAACGCGCTGGAAGAGATCGGGATCCAAAACGGGTGGATTGCGATTCCCGGGATCGCGCTACAGGCTGCGGCCTCTACCTATAGTCGAGGGCGGTAA
- a CDS encoding CPBP family intramembrane metalloprotease → MREQALSIGQLQRAPQVDRPTGSSHPLSPFNSPWSVLVSVVCACALVTALGSVVWFSITAPKLDRVEEPDRALELMVGRMMEAQEGLGRSPEWQQWLAEWTMGDQREAYEQGIQWYRELVATTDDPRSKLRLAILLGESSRQDEAVAEAAGWLNQGLFTGLFEQLIVGAYGSQPLTSAQEVDLQAALAEAMPSGWFYNQLSARLAQRGGDHARLAIVEEQNAGKADHVQQGIRPLLVTEVICLLIGSVMLLGIVRLQGQRVDILRVHLPGVPPPWSGRIAMAVILRGGTLGVLTTVAFLSVPSFEQSVLSAFVIPLANIPLLILAYVHLLKPAGLTFWNGFGLRMKNANPGRLACIIVAVIAAGLWGEWVLGRTAELFDLSNHWTEWFDPNLVWASAPKLTVSLLEYVVFAPICEEIAFRGLLYATLRRRLAFFPAAIISTSIFALAHGYSLVGFISVFWSGFLWAWIYERTGSLIPGMVAHAMNNLLVCLTVMALLG, encoded by the coding sequence ATGAGAGAACAAGCCCTGTCGATCGGACAATTGCAACGCGCCCCGCAGGTTGATCGCCCGACAGGTTCTTCCCATCCTCTATCACCGTTTAATTCCCCATGGTCGGTCTTAGTGAGCGTCGTATGTGCCTGTGCGCTGGTGACCGCGCTCGGGAGTGTCGTCTGGTTCTCAATCACGGCCCCCAAACTCGATCGCGTTGAAGAGCCGGATCGCGCACTAGAGCTGATGGTCGGTCGCATGATGGAGGCCCAAGAAGGGCTCGGCCGATCGCCGGAATGGCAGCAATGGCTCGCGGAGTGGACCATGGGCGACCAGAGGGAAGCCTATGAGCAAGGCATTCAATGGTACCGCGAACTCGTGGCCACAACGGATGATCCACGCTCAAAACTGCGATTGGCGATCTTACTGGGTGAATCAAGCCGACAAGATGAGGCTGTCGCCGAGGCAGCGGGATGGCTGAATCAGGGTCTGTTTACGGGACTGTTTGAACAACTCATTGTCGGCGCCTATGGTTCCCAACCGCTGACGTCCGCTCAAGAAGTCGATCTACAAGCTGCCCTCGCGGAAGCCATGCCCAGCGGATGGTTTTACAATCAGCTGTCTGCCCGGTTAGCCCAACGAGGAGGGGACCACGCACGACTCGCGATCGTTGAAGAACAGAATGCTGGTAAAGCCGACCACGTTCAGCAGGGGATTCGTCCCTTGCTCGTGACGGAAGTGATCTGCCTGTTGATCGGATCGGTCATGTTGCTGGGCATTGTGCGCTTGCAGGGACAACGAGTCGATATCTTACGCGTCCATCTCCCAGGTGTTCCACCGCCGTGGTCCGGACGTATCGCCATGGCCGTCATCCTCCGTGGCGGTACGTTGGGGGTTCTCACAACCGTCGCGTTTCTGTCCGTTCCATCGTTTGAACAATCGGTATTGAGCGCCTTCGTCATTCCCTTGGCGAATATCCCGCTACTCATCCTGGCCTACGTGCACTTGCTCAAGCCGGCCGGTCTGACCTTCTGGAACGGCTTCGGCTTGCGTATGAAAAACGCCAATCCCGGCCGACTGGCTTGCATCATTGTCGCCGTGATCGCAGCCGGACTCTGGGGAGAATGGGTCCTTGGTCGAACTGCCGAACTTTTCGATCTGAGCAATCACTGGACAGAATGGTTCGACCCAAACCTTGTGTGGGCCTCAGCGCCCAAGCTCACCGTGAGTTTGTTGGAATACGTCGTCTTTGCACCGATCTGTGAGGAAATAGCGTTTCGTGGACTGCTCTACGCCACGCTTCGACGACGGCTCGCATTCTTTCCCGCTGCGATCATCAGCACCAGCATCTTCGCCCTCGCACACGGCTACAGTCTCGTCGGGTTCATCAGCGTGTTTTGGAGCGGATTTCTGTGGGCCTGGATCTACGAGCGGACCGGGAGCCTGATTCCAGGCATGGTCGCGCATGCGATGAATAACTTGCTGGTGTGCCTTACCGTGATGGCTCTGCTTGGTTGA